One Burkholderia sp. PAMC 26561 genomic window carries:
- a CDS encoding hybrid sensor histidine kinase/response regulator, whose translation MENRVLILAPRGRDADVIGEVLSRDGRKCLVCTDAAMLNAELRASAGTALIAEEALTDEDMPQFFHWLEQQPTWSDFPLILLATKRMERRPKHALELLEKLGNVIVLERPLHAETLRRAVASSLRARMRQYEARRQLVERVESQERLHLALAAGRLGSWELDVETGALRSTEAFRKIFGLKAPTVDYAQLVEAIHPEDREMRHRALERCIEENTNLSVEYRAMWPDGSIHWVESRGHPMRSVNSTTGAVTTRIIGVSLDVTDRHAVNEKILASQLVVERLNDTLESRIAERTQELASANDRLMKEINERAKVQAVLVQAQKMEALGQLTGGIAHDFNNLLNVIMGNAELITRVSRDERVQNMAQTVKRATERGAKLTGQLLTFSRSSNLDLKAIDVISMLHGMRDMLALSLGTGIHFGTRFNVDEAWTDADANQLELAVLNLGINARDAMPDGGLLTITVDRRASPDKTVPAGQYVVIGVSDTGTGIAPELLSRVFDPFFTTKPVGKGTGLGLSQVYGIATQAGGTARIHSEEGKGTTVELWLPLRERHVAEVTVPEPFEERSDRHQRILVIEDDVDVRNFLVDCLKMLGYTVTEAAQGRLGLERLHKDNPDLLMVDFAMPGMNGLEVISEVKRTHPQLPVILATGYADVDVSKERVDGYAVLRKPFQIGDLARTVKAALMAAPA comes from the coding sequence GTGGAGAACCGAGTCCTGATCCTTGCCCCCCGCGGCCGAGATGCCGACGTCATCGGTGAAGTCCTGAGCCGCGACGGCCGCAAATGTCTGGTGTGCACCGACGCAGCAATGCTCAATGCCGAACTGCGCGCAAGCGCGGGCACGGCGTTGATTGCTGAAGAAGCCCTCACCGACGAGGACATGCCGCAGTTTTTCCACTGGCTCGAACAGCAGCCGACCTGGTCCGATTTCCCACTCATCCTGCTCGCCACGAAACGCATGGAACGGCGTCCAAAGCACGCGCTCGAGTTGCTCGAAAAGCTCGGCAACGTGATTGTGCTCGAACGGCCGCTGCATGCCGAAACTTTGCGGCGCGCGGTGGCGTCTTCGTTGCGCGCGCGGATGAGGCAGTACGAGGCGCGGCGTCAGCTTGTCGAGCGCGTTGAATCGCAGGAGCGGTTGCATCTGGCGCTCGCGGCCGGACGGCTGGGATCGTGGGAACTCGATGTCGAGACTGGCGCGCTGCGCTCAACCGAGGCGTTTCGCAAGATCTTCGGGCTCAAGGCGCCGACTGTGGATTACGCGCAGCTCGTGGAAGCAATTCATCCTGAAGACCGCGAGATGCGTCACAGGGCGCTCGAACGCTGCATCGAAGAGAACACGAATCTCTCGGTGGAATATCGGGCGATGTGGCCGGACGGATCGATACATTGGGTCGAGTCACGCGGCCATCCAATGCGCTCTGTAAATAGTACGACCGGCGCAGTGACGACGAGAATCATCGGTGTATCGCTGGATGTCACCGACCGGCATGCGGTCAACGAAAAGATCCTCGCAAGCCAGCTCGTGGTCGAGCGTCTTAACGACACCCTGGAAAGCCGGATCGCCGAGCGGACGCAGGAACTGGCGTCGGCGAACGACCGACTCATGAAGGAAATCAACGAACGCGCAAAGGTCCAGGCGGTGCTCGTGCAGGCGCAAAAAATGGAAGCGCTCGGGCAACTGACGGGTGGTATCGCGCACGATTTCAATAACCTACTGAACGTGATCATGGGCAACGCCGAACTGATCACGCGCGTGAGCCGCGACGAGCGCGTGCAGAACATGGCGCAGACGGTTAAGCGCGCAACCGAGCGTGGCGCCAAGCTCACCGGTCAGTTGCTGACGTTTTCACGCAGCAGCAATCTGGATCTAAAGGCCATAGACGTCATTTCGATGCTGCATGGCATGCGCGACATGCTGGCGTTATCGCTGGGAACGGGCATTCATTTCGGCACGCGTTTCAACGTGGACGAAGCCTGGACCGACGCAGATGCCAACCAGCTCGAACTCGCTGTGCTGAACCTAGGAATCAACGCGCGCGACGCGATGCCTGACGGCGGCCTGCTGACGATCACTGTGGACCGGCGCGCCTCGCCGGACAAAACCGTTCCGGCGGGGCAGTACGTGGTAATCGGCGTAAGCGACACTGGTACAGGCATTGCCCCGGAGTTGCTCTCACGCGTTTTCGATCCGTTCTTTACCACAAAGCCGGTGGGCAAGGGCACGGGCCTCGGCTTGAGCCAGGTTTACGGGATTGCGACGCAGGCCGGCGGCACGGCGCGGATCCACAGCGAAGAAGGCAAGGGCACGACCGTTGAACTATGGCTGCCTCTGCGCGAGCGGCACGTGGCCGAAGTCACCGTGCCCGAGCCATTCGAAGAGCGCTCGGACAGACATCAGCGGATCCTTGTCATTGAAGATGACGTCGATGTACGGAACTTCCTCGTCGACTGCCTGAAGATGCTCGGATATACCGTGACAGAAGCAGCCCAGGGGCGGCTTGGGCTCGAGCGGCTGCACAAAGATAACCCCGACCTGCTGATGGTCGACTTTGCGATGCCCGGCATGAACGGGCTCGAAGTGATTTCCGAAGTGAAGCGCACGCACCCGCAATTGCCGGTGATCCTGGCGACCGGATACGCAGACGTGGATGTATCGAAAGAACGAGTGGATGGGTACGCGGTACTCAGGAAGCCGTTTCAAATCGGCGATCTCGCGCGCACCGTGAAGGCGGCGTTGATGGCGGCGCCTGCCTGA
- a CDS encoding ATPase domain-containing protein: MRNKRQPVPATPRMSTGVDGLDNILGGGLTPNRVYLVEGSPGAGKTTLALQFLLKGAEVGEAGLYITLSETRSELLAVADAHGWEVDAISIVELLSDEGLDPEYEQSILHPAEVELGETVKSVMHQVEAIKPARIVLDSLSELRLLSQNPLRYRRQILALKRYFATRDCTVLLLDDNTSDPSDLQLHSIAHGVVSLDQLVHDYGGARRRLRVAKMRGLKFREGFHDFTLETGGIDVYPRLVAAEHHAEFSSTPLSTGSEGLDALLGGGLIPGTNTLLIGPSGVGKTTTVVCCLMAALKRGERCMYYLFDETLRTLLLRSKALGMDVSPFLESGQLTLRQIDPAEMSPGQFTSDVREAVEDEGVRYVAIDSLNAYLQAMPGERYLLLQMHELLGYLNQRGVVTMLVLGQHGIVGEVETDIDISYLSDTMILFRYFEHQGEVLTALAAVKSRGSAHERTIRQFRLARGGIEVSEALRDFDGVLAGLPSYRGDTEILGRVDRKDA, from the coding sequence ATGAGAAACAAACGCCAGCCGGTGCCTGCTACGCCACGTATGTCGACCGGCGTTGACGGACTCGACAACATCCTGGGCGGGGGCCTGACGCCTAACCGCGTCTATCTGGTGGAAGGGTCACCGGGGGCGGGCAAAACCACCTTGGCGCTGCAATTTTTACTCAAGGGCGCAGAGGTGGGCGAGGCCGGGCTTTACATCACGCTCTCCGAGACGCGCTCGGAACTGCTCGCCGTAGCTGATGCCCATGGCTGGGAAGTCGACGCAATTTCCATTGTCGAGCTGCTTTCGGACGAAGGACTGGACCCCGAGTACGAACAGTCGATATTGCATCCGGCGGAAGTGGAGCTTGGTGAGACCGTCAAGAGTGTGATGCACCAGGTCGAGGCGATCAAGCCTGCCCGGATCGTGCTGGACAGCTTGTCGGAATTGCGGCTGCTTTCGCAGAATCCGCTTCGATACCGCCGGCAAATCCTTGCGCTTAAGCGCTACTTCGCAACGCGCGACTGCACGGTCCTCCTGCTCGACGACAACACCTCCGACCCAAGCGACCTTCAGCTTCACAGCATCGCGCATGGCGTGGTCAGCCTGGATCAGCTGGTACACGATTACGGCGGCGCGCGCCGGCGGCTGCGCGTTGCAAAGATGCGTGGCCTCAAGTTTCGCGAGGGGTTCCACGATTTCACGCTGGAGACGGGTGGTATCGATGTGTATCCGCGGCTCGTCGCGGCCGAACATCACGCGGAATTTTCCAGCACGCCGTTGAGCACGGGATCGGAGGGCCTTGACGCGTTGCTCGGCGGCGGCCTCATTCCTGGCACGAACACGTTGCTGATCGGACCATCGGGCGTGGGGAAAACGACCACCGTGGTGTGCTGCCTGATGGCGGCGCTAAAGCGCGGCGAGCGCTGCATGTACTACCTCTTCGATGAAACCCTCCGCACGCTCTTGCTGCGTTCGAAGGCGCTCGGCATGGACGTCTCGCCGTTCCTTGAAAGCGGCCAGCTAACCTTGCGCCAGATCGATCCGGCCGAGATGTCGCCGGGACAGTTCACAAGCGATGTGCGCGAGGCCGTGGAAGATGAGGGCGTGCGCTATGTGGCCATCGACAGTTTGAATGCGTACCTTCAGGCGATGCCTGGCGAGCGTTATCTGTTGTTGCAGATGCATGAACTGCTCGGCTACCTGAACCAGCGCGGCGTGGTGACCATGCTCGTGCTCGGGCAGCATGGAATCGTGGGCGAGGTGGAGACGGATATCGATATCAGCTATCTCAGCGATACCATGATCCTGTTCCGCTATTTCGAGCATCAGGGCGAAGTCCTAACCGCGCTTGCGGCTGTCAAGAGCCGTGGCAGCGCACACGAGCGCACGATCCGGCAATTCCGGCTGGCTCGCGGAGGGATAGAAGTGAGCGAAGCGCTGCGCGATTTTGATGGCGTGCTGGCCGGACTGCCGTCGTATCGTGGCGACACCGAGATCCTCGGGCGTGTCGATCGTAAGGACGCGTAG
- the sodB gene encoding superoxide dismutase [Fe]: MEHTLPPLPFEKNALAPNMSEETLEYHYGKHHQTYVTNLNKLIPGTEFENLPLEEIVKKASGGVFNNAAQVWNHTFFWNSLSPKGGGAPAGALADAINAKYGSFDKFKEEFAKVATGTFGSGWTWLVKKPDGSLDIVSTSNAATPLTTDAKALLTIDVWEHAYYIDYRNARPKFIEAFWNIANWEFASKNFGA; the protein is encoded by the coding sequence ATGGAACATACCCTCCCGCCGTTGCCGTTCGAAAAGAACGCGCTTGCTCCGAACATGTCGGAAGAAACGCTTGAGTATCACTATGGCAAGCATCATCAAACCTATGTGACGAACCTGAACAAGCTGATTCCGGGTACTGAATTCGAAAACCTGCCGCTCGAAGAAATCGTCAAGAAGGCATCGGGTGGCGTGTTCAACAACGCAGCCCAGGTCTGGAACCACACGTTCTTCTGGAATAGCCTTTCGCCCAAGGGTGGCGGTGCTCCCGCCGGCGCGCTCGCCGACGCGATCAACGCCAAGTACGGGTCGTTCGACAAGTTCAAGGAAGAGTTCGCGAAGGTCGCAACCGGCACTTTCGGTTCGGGCTGGACGTGGCTCGTGAAGAAGCCGGATGGCTCGCTCGATATCGTCTCGACCAGCAATGCCGCTACGCCGCTGACCACGGACGCGAAGGCGCTCCTGACCATCGACGTTTGGGAACACGCGTATTACATCGACTATCGCAATGCGCGTCCGAAGTTCATCGAAGCATTCTGGAATATCGCGAACTGGGAATTTGCATCGAAGAATTTCGGTGCCTGA
- the xseA gene encoding exodeoxyribonuclease VII large subunit, with the protein MSTDPFSKPDPAGADAVIPVSALNRAIGSMLERSFPLVWVSGEVSNFTKAASGHWYFSIKDAQAQMRCVMFRGRAQYAEFTPREGDRIEVRGLVTMYEPRGELQLGVEAVRRTGQGRLYEAFLRLKAKLEAEGLFAAERKRALPQHPRAIGIVTSLQAAALRDVLTTLSRRAPHVPVIVYPAPVQGAGVAAKLAAMVDDASARREVDVLIVCRGGGSIEDLWAFNEEVLARAIAESAMPVVSGVGHETDFTIADFAADVRAPTPTAAAELVSPQRVLLLRDLDHRHASLARGFGRMMGRRAQQIDWLARRLVSPTERLERQRVHLRQLTARLASAGARPVRDARARFALVHMRWQRWRPDLAAEREHLMRLAQRLGDSQGRRHERAAARVSELSARLQVLSPQRTLERGYAALIDAQTGRAVRSPNALKPKRPLTVHLAEGAADVLLADVQPRLSDEF; encoded by the coding sequence ATGAGCACCGATCCATTCTCTAAACCAGACCCCGCTGGCGCCGACGCGGTCATTCCCGTTTCAGCGCTCAATCGCGCGATTGGTTCAATGCTCGAGCGCTCGTTTCCGTTGGTGTGGGTATCGGGCGAAGTCTCGAATTTTACGAAAGCGGCGAGCGGTCACTGGTATTTCTCGATCAAGGATGCGCAGGCGCAAATGCGTTGCGTGATGTTCCGTGGCCGCGCCCAGTACGCCGAGTTCACGCCGCGCGAAGGCGACCGGATCGAGGTGCGCGGGCTCGTCACCATGTACGAACCGCGCGGCGAGCTGCAACTCGGTGTAGAAGCGGTTCGACGGACTGGGCAAGGGCGCTTGTATGAAGCGTTCCTAAGACTCAAGGCGAAGCTCGAAGCCGAAGGTTTGTTCGCCGCCGAGAGAAAGCGCGCGCTGCCGCAGCATCCGCGCGCAATCGGTATCGTGACGTCGTTGCAGGCGGCCGCCTTGCGCGACGTGCTGACGACGCTTTCGCGCCGCGCGCCGCATGTGCCGGTGATCGTCTACCCGGCGCCGGTGCAGGGCGCGGGCGTGGCCGCAAAACTCGCCGCCATGGTCGACGACGCCAGCGCACGCCGCGAAGTCGATGTGCTGATTGTTTGCCGGGGCGGGGGTTCCATCGAAGACTTGTGGGCGTTCAACGAAGAAGTCCTTGCGCGTGCGATCGCCGAAAGCGCGATGCCCGTTGTCAGCGGCGTAGGGCACGAGACGGATTTCACTATCGCCGATTTCGCCGCCGATGTCCGCGCGCCCACGCCCACGGCAGCGGCCGAACTCGTCAGCCCGCAACGCGTGTTGCTGCTGCGCGATCTGGATCATCGGCATGCATCGCTCGCACGCGGTTTCGGCCGGATGATGGGGCGGCGCGCGCAGCAAATCGACTGGCTCGCGCGCCGGCTCGTTAGCCCCACCGAGCGGCTCGAACGCCAGCGCGTTCACTTGCGGCAATTGACAGCGCGACTTGCGTCGGCGGGAGCGCGTCCGGTGCGTGACGCTCGCGCACGCTTTGCGCTCGTGCACATGCGCTGGCAACGCTGGCGTCCTGATCTCGCCGCCGAGCGTGAACATCTGATGCGGCTCGCGCAGCGCCTAGGCGACTCGCAGGGGCGCAGGCATGAACGTGCGGCGGCGCGGGTGTCGGAGTTATCGGCGAGATTGCAGGTGCTGAGTCCGCAACGCACGCTCGAGCGTGGCTACGCCGCGTTGATCGATGCCCAAACGGGGCGCGCGGTGCGTTCACCGAATGCGCTGAAGCCGAAGCGGCCGCTGACCGTGCATCTGGCAGAAGGCGCGGCGGATGTCTTGCTCGCCGATGTACAACCCCGTTTATCTGACGAATTCTGA
- the lpxK gene encoding tetraacyldisaccharide 4'-kinase: MSDFKPPIENFLAREWRRRGWVAWSLTPFAAVFGLIAAIRRMFFALGWIKQTNVGVPVVVVGNVTVGGTGKTPTVIALVEALRAAGYQPGVVSRGYGAKIHEATLVTPESKPAEVGDEPLLIARRTHAPVVVSPDRVAAAQALLKANPSVDVIVSDDGLQHYRLARSFELVVFDDRLGGNGFLLPAGPLRESMSRHRDATLINSPYERALPPWPNTFSLDLTTGDAWLLDDPAVRRPLAAFKGERIGAAAGIGSPERFFASLRAEGLTLSTRAFPDHYDYRDNPFAGIEADSILITEKDAVKFGAWRDARIWVVPVEAVLKPRLIALVVEKIRGRTPA, translated from the coding sequence ATGTCTGACTTCAAACCGCCGATAGAAAATTTCCTCGCCCGTGAATGGCGCCGGCGCGGCTGGGTCGCGTGGTCGCTGACGCCGTTTGCCGCTGTTTTCGGTTTGATCGCTGCAATTCGACGTATGTTTTTCGCGCTCGGCTGGATCAAGCAGACCAACGTTGGCGTGCCCGTTGTCGTGGTCGGCAACGTCACCGTGGGCGGTACCGGCAAGACGCCGACCGTGATCGCGCTCGTTGAAGCGCTGCGCGCCGCCGGTTACCAGCCGGGCGTCGTCTCGCGCGGTTATGGCGCAAAGATCCATGAAGCCACGCTTGTCACGCCCGAAAGCAAACCCGCCGAAGTCGGCGATGAACCCCTTCTCATCGCTCGCCGCACGCACGCGCCGGTCGTCGTGTCGCCGGATCGCGTGGCGGCGGCGCAGGCGTTGCTGAAGGCGAATCCATCGGTGGATGTGATCGTGAGCGACGACGGCCTGCAGCATTACCGCCTGGCGCGCAGCTTCGAGCTCGTGGTGTTCGATGACCGCCTCGGCGGCAACGGATTCCTGCTTCCGGCTGGCCCGCTGCGTGAATCGATGTCGCGGCATCGCGACGCCACCCTGATCAACAGCCCGTACGAACGCGCGCTGCCGCCGTGGCCGAACACGTTCTCGCTCGACCTCACAACCGGCGACGCCTGGCTGCTCGACGACCCCGCTGTGCGCCGTCCGCTCGCCGCGTTCAAGGGCGAGCGGATCGGGGCGGCGGCGGGCATCGGATCGCCGGAACGGTTTTTCGCGTCGCTGCGTGCCGAAGGCCTGACCCTCTCGACCCGTGCGTTCCCCGATCACTACGATTACCGCGACAACCCGTTTGCCGGCATCGAAGCCGATTCGATCCTGATCACAGAGAAGGATGCAGTAAAATTCGGGGCCTGGCGTGACGCGCGCATCTGGGTCGTTCCCGTGGAAGCCGTGCTCAAACCCCGCCTCATCGCATTAGTCGTGGAGAAAATTCGTGGACGCACGCCTGCTTGA
- a CDS encoding Trm112 family protein, whose protein sequence is MDARLLEILVCPICKTQLTYDRAAQELICNVDKLAYPIRDGIPIMLPDEARQTVEGTPVDPLKPVSGN, encoded by the coding sequence GTGGACGCACGCCTGCTTGAAATCCTTGTCTGCCCGATTTGCAAGACCCAGCTCACCTATGACCGCGCGGCGCAGGAACTCATCTGCAACGTCGACAAGCTCGCGTACCCGATCCGCGACGGCATTCCCATCATGCTGCCAGACGAAGCACGTCAGACGGTTGAAGGCACGCCCGTCGATCCGTTGAAACCCGTTAGCGGAAACTGA
- the kdsB gene encoding 3-deoxy-manno-octulosonate cytidylyltransferase translates to MNAHTPVVPPFIAVVPARLASTRLPNKPLADIGGKPMVVRVAERARLSGALQVLIATDSPRVVHVAREHGFDVLLTRADHPNGTDRLAEVATHFGWSDETIVVNVQGDEPLIDPALVRNVAAHLAAHPSCAIATAAHPIHDPADVFNPNVVKVVLDAKSVALYFSRAPIPWSRDAWQKEWPNVAALASRPPIPANVLRHIGLYAYRAKFLRAYPTLSVAPIEEAEALEQLRALWHGERIAVLITNDAPPPGVDTPTDLARVRAMFPASS, encoded by the coding sequence ATGAACGCCCACACGCCGGTCGTGCCGCCCTTTATTGCTGTCGTGCCCGCGCGGCTCGCGTCCACGCGGCTGCCGAACAAACCGCTGGCCGACATCGGCGGAAAGCCGATGGTCGTGCGCGTCGCCGAGCGGGCGCGTTTGTCGGGCGCATTGCAGGTGCTGATCGCAACGGATTCGCCGCGCGTGGTCCATGTCGCGAGGGAACACGGCTTCGACGTGCTGCTCACGCGCGCCGATCACCCGAACGGCACGGATCGTCTCGCCGAAGTCGCCACGCATTTCGGCTGGAGTGACGAGACCATCGTGGTCAACGTGCAAGGCGACGAACCGCTGATCGATCCCGCGCTCGTGCGCAACGTGGCGGCGCATCTGGCAGCGCACCCGTCGTGCGCGATCGCCACAGCCGCGCATCCCATCCACGATCCCGCCGATGTTTTCAATCCGAACGTCGTGAAAGTCGTGCTCGATGCAAAAAGCGTCGCGCTCTATTTCTCCCGCGCGCCGATTCCCTGGTCGCGCGATGCCTGGCAAAAGGAATGGCCGAACGTGGCCGCGCTGGCATCGCGCCCGCCGATTCCGGCCAATGTGCTGCGGCACATCGGCCTGTACGCGTATCGCGCGAAGTTTCTGCGGGCTTATCCCACGCTGAGCGTCGCGCCCATCGAGGAAGCGGAAGCGCTCGAACAGCTTCGCGCGCTCTGGCACGGCGAGCGCATCGCCGTTCTGATCACGAACGACGCACCGCCGCCAGGTGTCGATACCCCCACCGACCTGGCCCGCGTACGCGCGATGTTTCCGGCTTCCTCCTAA
- the adk gene encoding adenylate kinase, giving the protein MRLILLGAPGAGKGTQATFIKEKFGIPQISTGDMLRAAVKAGSPLGVEAKRFMDAGELVPDTLIINLVKERLQEPDCANGYLFDGFPRTLPQADAMKQAAVAIDYVLEIDVPFSDIIERMSGRRVHAASGRTYHVKFNPPKQEGRDDVTGEPLIQRDDDKEETVKKRLDVYVAQTKPLIDYYNNWSKHGDNNGLKAPEYRRISGLGTVDEIRQRVFEALT; this is encoded by the coding sequence ATGCGTTTGATCCTGTTGGGCGCCCCCGGCGCCGGCAAGGGCACCCAGGCCACCTTCATCAAGGAAAAGTTCGGCATCCCGCAAATCTCGACGGGCGACATGCTGCGCGCCGCCGTGAAAGCAGGTTCGCCGCTCGGCGTGGAAGCCAAGCGCTTCATGGACGCGGGCGAGCTCGTGCCGGACACGCTCATCATCAACCTCGTCAAGGAGCGTCTGCAGGAACCGGACTGCGCAAACGGCTATCTGTTCGACGGCTTCCCGCGCACGCTTCCGCAAGCCGACGCCATGAAGCAGGCGGCGGTTGCCATCGACTATGTGCTGGAGATCGATGTGCCGTTTTCGGACATCATCGAACGCATGAGTGGACGGCGCGTCCATGCGGCGTCGGGTCGCACGTATCACGTCAAGTTCAATCCGCCGAAGCAGGAAGGCCGTGACGACGTCACCGGCGAGCCACTGATCCAGCGCGACGACGACAAGGAAGAGACCGTGAAGAAGCGGCTCGACGTGTACGTGGCGCAGACCAAGCCGCTGATCGATTACTACAACAACTGGTCGAAGCACGGCGACAACAACGGTTTGAAGGCGCCGGAATACCGGCGTATTTCGGGCCTCGGTACCGTCGATGAAATTCGTCAGCGCGTGTTCGAAGCGTTGACCTGA